A genomic window from Indioceanicola profundi includes:
- the ptsP gene encoding phosphoenolpyruvate--protein phosphotransferase has protein sequence MCATASGELLVRELIRLRVRPDDKQDAIRQAAQMLVASGCVEAGYESSMIRREAVANTFLGHGVVIPHGIGEDRGMVRRNGVAILQVPDGVEWNPGQTARLVIAIAAQSDAHISILRRLTRLLQDEERLGRLFTTDDADELITALGEEPSAPAATAPAADLAESFTWDVAYPAGLHARPATAWVEAARPFAARIRVRHGNDTADAKNLVSLLQLGLRPGDRVTISAEGADAGNALARMRAVVTGLTAQEQADAAMATRRAQQTPVQGWTPPGSPVTLAGIAAAPGVAIGTIRVLASAELAVPDCPVPLTEGGAELHRALTATRLQLKALEDDTARRLGAAEAGIFKAQAELLNDTDLITLACQLMVEGHGVAWSWNESVEQMAGRLAALGNPVLAARAADLRDVGRRVLAQLDPSLRGGSLQDLPDGPTILVATDLSPSDTAGLDPAKVVGLATAQGGPTAHTAILARTLGLPAVVAAGPAVLDLADGTMAIIDGQAGRLYLDPSQADLDSAWGWIEQQQQIRAREAEQRSLPARTSDGHSVAIGANINLPDQAPFALEQGAEGVGLMRTEFLFLERGETPTEDDQFETYVAMLAALEGRPLIVRALDIGGDKQVAHLNLPHEENPFLGVRGARLLLRRPDLLEPQLRALYRAAKRGGDLSIMFPMITSVPEVLALRAVCERIRAELDAPQVPLGIMIEVPAAAIQADILARHVDFFSIGTNDLTQYALAIDRQNPELAAEADSLHPAVLRLIRQTVDGAAVHGRWVGVCGGIAGDPFGAALLTGLGVQELSMTPRDVSAVKARLRGSSLYALRELALKALEAETAAEVRGLDAGAGA, from the coding sequence ATGTGCGCTACCGCCTCCGGCGAACTCTTGGTGCGAGAGCTGATCCGCCTGCGCGTCCGCCCCGATGACAAACAGGATGCCATCCGGCAGGCGGCGCAGATGTTGGTGGCATCGGGATGCGTGGAAGCCGGCTACGAGTCCAGCATGATCCGGCGGGAGGCGGTGGCGAATACCTTCCTCGGCCATGGCGTCGTCATCCCGCACGGGATTGGGGAGGATCGCGGCATGGTCCGGCGCAACGGCGTCGCCATCCTGCAGGTGCCGGACGGGGTGGAATGGAACCCCGGGCAGACGGCCCGTCTGGTGATCGCCATCGCTGCCCAGTCCGACGCCCATATTTCCATCCTGCGCCGCCTGACCCGCCTGCTCCAGGATGAGGAAAGGCTGGGGCGGCTCTTCACCACCGACGACGCGGATGAGCTGATCACGGCATTGGGGGAGGAGCCGTCCGCCCCGGCCGCCACCGCGCCCGCGGCCGATCTGGCGGAGAGCTTCACCTGGGACGTAGCCTATCCCGCCGGCCTGCATGCCCGTCCGGCAACGGCATGGGTGGAGGCTGCCCGTCCCTTCGCGGCCCGCATCCGGGTCCGGCACGGCAACGACACAGCCGATGCGAAGAATCTGGTTTCCCTGCTGCAATTGGGTCTCCGGCCCGGCGACCGGGTGACCATCTCGGCGGAGGGGGCGGACGCCGGCAACGCCTTGGCGCGTATGCGCGCCGTGGTGACCGGGCTCACGGCGCAGGAACAGGCCGATGCCGCCATGGCCACCCGCCGGGCGCAGCAGACGCCGGTCCAGGGCTGGACCCCGCCGGGCTCCCCGGTCACGCTTGCCGGCATCGCCGCAGCCCCCGGCGTGGCGATCGGCACCATCAGGGTGCTGGCGTCGGCGGAGCTCGCCGTTCCAGACTGCCCGGTGCCCTTGACCGAGGGCGGGGCCGAGCTGCACCGCGCCCTGACCGCCACCCGCCTTCAGCTCAAGGCGCTGGAGGATGATACCGCCCGTCGCCTGGGTGCCGCCGAGGCGGGCATCTTCAAGGCGCAGGCGGAGCTGCTTAACGACACCGATCTGATCACCTTGGCTTGCCAGCTCATGGTGGAAGGCCATGGGGTGGCTTGGTCGTGGAATGAGAGCGTGGAGCAGATGGCAGGCCGCCTCGCGGCGCTGGGCAACCCGGTCCTGGCCGCCCGCGCCGCCGATCTGCGCGACGTGGGGCGTCGGGTGCTTGCCCAACTCGATCCCAGCCTGCGCGGCGGCAGCCTGCAGGACCTGCCGGACGGCCCCACCATCCTGGTCGCCACCGACCTGTCACCCTCCGACACGGCCGGGTTGGACCCGGCCAAGGTGGTGGGCCTCGCCACCGCCCAGGGCGGCCCTACGGCGCACACCGCCATCCTCGCCCGCACGCTGGGCCTGCCGGCCGTGGTGGCAGCCGGGCCGGCTGTTCTCGACCTTGCCGATGGCACGATGGCTATAATCGACGGTCAGGCCGGCCGCCTCTATCTCGATCCCAGCCAGGCGGACCTGGATTCGGCTTGGGGCTGGATCGAGCAGCAGCAACAGATCCGCGCGCGGGAGGCCGAGCAGCGCAGCCTTCCCGCCCGCACAAGCGACGGGCACAGCGTCGCCATTGGGGCCAACATCAACCTGCCCGACCAGGCCCCCTTCGCCCTGGAGCAAGGGGCGGAAGGCGTCGGGCTGATGCGCACCGAGTTCCTGTTCCTGGAGCGCGGAGAGACGCCGACCGAGGACGACCAGTTCGAGACTTATGTGGCCATGCTGGCGGCGCTCGAGGGGCGGCCCCTGATCGTCCGGGCCCTCGATATCGGCGGCGACAAGCAGGTGGCGCACCTGAACCTCCCGCATGAGGAAAACCCGTTCCTGGGCGTGCGCGGCGCCCGCTTGCTGCTGCGCCGGCCGGACCTGCTGGAGCCGCAGTTGCGTGCGCTCTACCGTGCCGCCAAGCGGGGCGGGGACCTCTCCATCATGTTCCCGATGATCACCTCCGTCCCGGAGGTGCTGGCCCTGCGCGCGGTGTGCGAGCGCATCCGTGCGGAGTTGGATGCGCCGCAGGTGCCGCTCGGCATCATGATCGAAGTGCCGGCCGCAGCCATTCAGGCCGACATCCTGGCCCGGCATGTGGATTTCTTCTCCATCGGCACCAACGACCTGACCCAGTACGCGCTCGCCATCGACCGGCAGAACCCTGAACTGGCGGCGGAGGCGGACAGCCTGCACCCGGCTGTGCTGCGCCTAATCCGCCAGACGGTGGATGGCGCGGCGGTGCATGGAAGGTGGGTGGGGGTCTGCGGCGGCATCGCCGGCGATCCGTTCGGCGCCGCCCTGCTGACCGGCCTGGGCGTGCAGGAACTGTCCATGACCCCGCGCGACGTATCGGCGGTCAAGGCGCGGCTGCGCGGCAGCAGCCTGTACGCCCTGCGGGAGTTGGCCCTCAAGGCGCTGGAGGCTGAGACGGCGGCCGAGGTGCGTGGCCTGGACGCGGGAGCCGGCGCATGA
- a CDS encoding LacI family DNA-binding transcriptional regulator, translated as MVVSIKDVARAAGVSPATVSRALGNGPISPALREQVEAAIRATGYRPNLSARRLRSQHSHTIGLIVADIRNPFFTAVAHAVETVAYEAGMRVILCNTDEDPEREAMYLRLMQEERVTGVIFAPTQETAERFQRHELEFPVVLIDRAGPAGEHDAVVLDNQSASMQLVDHLHAQGYRRIGGLFGNTSSTGRERHQGYLAAAARHGLEPQARFVFPYADAAEAELLQWLEEPSRPEAILVSNSLLMVGVVRAARRKGIGIPADLAVAGFDNESWTELVDPGMTVIEQPTEEIGRQAMRMLFERMHAPGAPTRKVVLSGRCIIRGSTLRPAMADLTA; from the coding sequence ATGGTAGTCAGCATCAAGGACGTTGCCCGAGCCGCTGGCGTGTCGCCGGCCACCGTTTCACGCGCGCTGGGCAATGGCCCCATCAGCCCCGCTCTACGCGAACAGGTGGAGGCGGCGATCCGTGCCACGGGCTACCGCCCCAACCTGTCCGCCCGGCGTCTGCGCTCCCAGCACAGCCATACCATCGGCCTGATCGTGGCCGACATCCGGAATCCCTTCTTCACCGCAGTGGCGCACGCTGTCGAAACGGTCGCCTATGAGGCCGGGATGCGCGTGATCCTGTGCAACACCGACGAGGACCCGGAGCGGGAGGCCATGTATCTGCGGCTGATGCAGGAGGAGCGCGTTACCGGCGTGATCTTCGCCCCGACCCAGGAAACGGCGGAGCGGTTCCAACGGCATGAGCTGGAGTTCCCGGTGGTGCTGATTGATCGCGCCGGCCCCGCCGGGGAGCATGACGCCGTGGTGCTGGACAATCAGTCCGCCAGCATGCAACTGGTCGATCATCTCCACGCCCAAGGTTACCGCCGCATTGGCGGCCTGTTCGGAAATACCAGCAGCACCGGACGCGAGCGGCATCAGGGCTATCTGGCAGCGGCCGCCCGACACGGGCTGGAGCCGCAGGCGCGCTTCGTCTTTCCCTATGCCGACGCGGCGGAGGCGGAGCTGCTGCAATGGCTGGAGGAGCCCAGCCGGCCCGAAGCCATACTGGTCAGCAACAGCCTGCTGATGGTCGGGGTGGTGCGCGCGGCCCGCCGTAAGGGGATCGGCATTCCCGCCGACCTGGCCGTCGCCGGATTCGACAATGAGAGCTGGACCGAACTGGTTGATCCCGGAATGACAGTGATCGAGCAGCCTACGGAGGAGATCGGGCGTCAGGCCATGCGCATGCTGTTCGAGCGCATGCATGCACCCGGTGCGCCGACCAGGAAGGTGGTCCTGAGCGGACGCTGCATCATTCGCGGTTCCACCCTGCGGCCCGCGATGGCCGACCTGACTGCCTGA
- a CDS encoding multicopper oxidase family protein — MRYSFSGPLVGRRRLLLAGGAATAAALSPGLVWSAGAAGPVHRLKPGPGQVKLVGDGYPETAVWAYDGLVPGPEIRVRQGDRLRIEVTNALAEETTVHWHGMRVPNGMDGVPHMPRPPIGPGETFTYEFDALDAGTFWYHPHIRSHEQVERGLYGALIVEEREPIQVDRDVTWVLDDWRLEADASISGDFGNFHDLSHNGRLGNTPSINGRLPDAFPAQAGERIRLRLINAANARIFGLRFQDHQPRIIAIDGHPVEPHEPEDGQVVLAPAMRIDLILDMIGSPGDRATVVDEFYPRLAYRLVDLAYGPERLRDQPMDTPIALPANPVPEPDLAAAVRHEVVLGGGMMGSMTGAMLDGKPLDIRTMMRQGMAWAINGTASSGHVMEPILTLEQGRSCVIAMANDTAWHHPMHLHGHTFRVLSRNGKPTRFREWQDTVLLSPKERVEIAFVADNPGDWMFHCHILEHQSAGMMSTIRVA, encoded by the coding sequence ATGCGGTACAGTTTCTCTGGTCCGTTGGTCGGCCGACGTCGCCTGCTCCTGGCTGGTGGCGCCGCCACGGCCGCAGCTTTGTCGCCCGGACTGGTGTGGTCGGCCGGGGCGGCCGGACCGGTTCATAGGCTGAAGCCCGGCCCCGGGCAGGTCAAGCTGGTCGGAGACGGCTATCCGGAAACGGCGGTATGGGCCTATGACGGCCTTGTTCCCGGTCCCGAAATCCGCGTCCGCCAGGGCGACCGGCTTCGCATCGAAGTAACCAACGCGCTGGCCGAGGAGACCACCGTGCACTGGCACGGCATGCGCGTTCCCAACGGCATGGACGGCGTTCCGCACATGCCGCGCCCGCCCATTGGCCCCGGCGAGACCTTCACCTACGAGTTCGATGCGCTGGACGCCGGCACCTTCTGGTACCACCCGCACATCCGCAGTCATGAGCAGGTCGAACGGGGCCTGTACGGTGCGCTTATCGTGGAGGAGCGTGAGCCGATCCAGGTGGACCGGGACGTGACCTGGGTACTGGATGATTGGCGGCTGGAGGCCGATGCCTCCATCAGCGGGGATTTCGGCAATTTCCACGACCTCAGCCACAATGGCCGGCTGGGCAACACGCCCAGCATCAACGGCCGGCTGCCGGACGCCTTTCCGGCGCAGGCGGGAGAGCGTATCCGGCTGCGCCTGATCAATGCCGCCAACGCCCGCATCTTCGGCCTTCGCTTCCAGGACCATCAGCCTCGCATCATCGCCATCGATGGCCATCCGGTGGAGCCGCATGAGCCGGAGGACGGCCAAGTGGTGCTGGCCCCGGCCATGCGCATCGACCTGATTCTCGACATGATCGGCAGTCCGGGGGACCGCGCCACAGTGGTGGACGAGTTCTATCCCAGGCTGGCCTACCGGCTGGTCGATCTGGCCTATGGGCCGGAGCGGCTGCGGGACCAGCCAATGGACACGCCCATCGCCCTGCCGGCAAACCCTGTGCCGGAACCGGACCTCGCCGCCGCCGTGCGGCATGAGGTGGTGCTGGGCGGAGGCATGATGGGCAGCATGACCGGGGCGATGCTGGACGGGAAGCCCCTCGACATCCGCACAATGATGCGGCAGGGCATGGCCTGGGCCATCAACGGCACGGCCTCCAGCGGCCATGTCATGGAGCCGATCCTCACGCTGGAGCAGGGCCGGAGCTGCGTAATTGCCATGGCGAACGACACGGCCTGGCACCATCCCATGCACCTGCATGGCCACACATTCCGGGTGCTGTCCCGCAATGGAAAGCCGACCCGCTTCAGGGAATGGCAGGACACCGTGCTGCTATCCCCTAAGGAGCGGGTCGAGATCGCCTTCGTCGCCGACAATCCCGGCGACTGGATGTTCCACTGCCATATCCTGGAGCATCAGTCCGCCGGCATGATGAGCACGATCCGCGTGGCCTGA
- a CDS encoding RBBP9/YdeN family alpha/beta hydrolase, producing the protein MSQTIILPGYGGSGEAHWQTLWERADAGMVRFQPSSWDQPDLQDWITALDRAVAAASEPPLLVAHSLACLLVPHWAAARPDRRIAGAFLVAVPDPDGPQFPEEAPSFRAVPDRTLPFPTLIIASTDDPFGTTAHAERRARAWGAGFIEVGALGHINSSSGLGDWPLGAKLLSAFRAGLRHQAG; encoded by the coding sequence ATGTCCCAGACCATCATCCTGCCCGGCTATGGCGGTTCCGGCGAGGCGCATTGGCAGACGCTTTGGGAACGGGCGGATGCCGGCATGGTCCGCTTCCAGCCATCGAGCTGGGATCAGCCCGATCTTCAGGACTGGATCACGGCCCTAGACCGCGCGGTCGCAGCGGCATCGGAGCCGCCGCTTCTGGTCGCGCACAGCCTCGCCTGTCTGCTGGTTCCGCACTGGGCGGCGGCGCGGCCGGACCGGCGGATCGCCGGTGCCTTCCTCGTCGCCGTGCCGGACCCGGACGGCCCGCAGTTTCCGGAGGAAGCTCCGTCCTTCCGGGCGGTGCCGGATAGGACCCTGCCCTTCCCCACCCTCATCATCGCCAGCACGGACGACCCCTTCGGCACGACTGCCCATGCGGAAAGGCGGGCGCGGGCCTGGGGGGCGGGCTTCATCGAAGTCGGCGCACTGGGCCACATCAATTCCAGCAGCGGGCTGGGCGACTGGCCGCTGGGGGCCAAGCTTCTATCCGCCTTCCGCGCCGGCCTTCGCCACCAAGCGGGTTAA
- a CDS encoding YnfA family protein, whose protein sequence is MNALVLYSLAALAEIAGCFSFWAWLRLDRTPLWIVPGIASLIAFAWLLTRIDADFAGRAYAAYGGVYIAASLAWLWIAEGQRPDRWDVTGAAICLVGAALILLGPRGTAS, encoded by the coding sequence ATGAACGCCCTCGTCCTCTACAGTCTTGCGGCGCTAGCGGAAATTGCGGGCTGCTTTTCCTTCTGGGCGTGGCTGCGCCTGGACAGGACACCCCTGTGGATCGTCCCCGGCATCGCTAGCCTGATCGCGTTCGCATGGCTGCTCACCCGCATCGACGCGGATTTCGCAGGCCGCGCCTATGCCGCCTATGGCGGGGTCTATATAGCAGCCTCACTGGCTTGGCTCTGGATAGCGGAGGGGCAGCGGCCCGACCGGTGGGACGTCACCGGCGCGGCCATCTGTCTGGTGGGCGCTGCCCTCATCCTGCTGGGGCCGCGCGGGACGGCGAGCTGA
- a CDS encoding PTS fructose transporter subunit IIBC: MTNILAVVDAGEFSTQAVLAAEALRKAAGQRGLQLAAEVRMEQGVLNPLDLAAMPADAPVLLVGGGALEEERFAGRRLVKASVEEVLADADAVLARVAEGTAATAGLESGGRQRRIVAITSCPTGIAHTFMAAEGLQQGAQALGHDIRVETQGSVGARDTLTDEEIRAADLVLIAADTQVDLSRFAGKKVFLSGTKPAIKNGRALIDKAFTEASVQGGASAAAGADDRPKRTERTGPYKHLMTGVSFMLPFVVAGGLMIAVAFALGGIYAFEESNEGTLAYSLFQIGANAAFVLMIPALAGYIAFSVADRPGIAPGMIGGLVAANLGAGFLGGIAAGFIAGYGVAFLNRVIKLPRTLEGLKPVLILPTLGTLLTGLLMIYVVGTPVAAVLSALTTWLQSMQGSSAILLGLLIGAMMSFDMGGPVNKAAYAFATGLIASQIYTPMAAAMVAGMTPPLGLALACRLFASRFTKDEREAGNAAAVLGLAFVTEGAIPFAARDPLRVIPALVAGSALAGAISMGFAAELKVPHGGVFVLPIPNAVTHLGGYLLALVVGTAVTALMLRLLLRPIAR, translated from the coding sequence ATGACCAATATCCTGGCGGTCGTCGACGCCGGCGAATTCAGCACCCAGGCGGTTCTGGCGGCGGAAGCCCTGCGCAAGGCTGCCGGCCAGCGCGGCCTTCAGCTCGCGGCCGAGGTGCGGATGGAGCAGGGCGTGCTGAACCCGCTGGACCTCGCGGCGATGCCGGCCGACGCGCCGGTGCTGCTGGTCGGGGGCGGCGCGCTGGAAGAGGAGCGTTTTGCCGGCCGCAGGTTGGTGAAGGCTTCGGTGGAGGAGGTGCTGGCGGACGCGGATGCCGTGCTGGCGCGGGTGGCAGAGGGCACGGCTGCCACGGCCGGGTTGGAGTCCGGCGGTCGCCAGCGCCGGATCGTCGCCATCACCTCCTGCCCCACCGGTATCGCCCATACCTTCATGGCGGCGGAAGGGCTGCAGCAGGGCGCCCAGGCGCTGGGTCATGACATCAGGGTGGAGACCCAAGGCTCCGTCGGTGCACGCGACACGCTGACGGATGAGGAAATCCGTGCTGCCGATCTGGTCCTGATCGCCGCCGACACGCAGGTCGATCTCAGTCGCTTTGCCGGTAAGAAGGTCTTCTTGAGCGGCACCAAGCCCGCCATCAAGAATGGCCGCGCCCTGATCGACAAGGCCTTCACAGAGGCCAGCGTCCAGGGCGGCGCATCTGCGGCGGCTGGGGCGGATGACAGGCCGAAGCGGACGGAGCGTACCGGTCCCTATAAGCACCTCATGACCGGCGTGTCCTTCATGTTGCCCTTCGTGGTGGCCGGCGGATTGATGATCGCGGTGGCCTTCGCGCTGGGCGGCATCTATGCCTTCGAGGAGTCCAACGAGGGCACGCTGGCCTATTCCCTGTTCCAGATCGGGGCCAATGCCGCCTTCGTGCTGATGATCCCGGCGCTTGCCGGATATATCGCCTTCTCGGTGGCGGACCGGCCCGGCATCGCGCCGGGCATGATCGGCGGGCTGGTCGCCGCCAATCTCGGGGCCGGCTTCCTGGGCGGTATCGCGGCGGGGTTCATCGCCGGCTATGGCGTGGCCTTCCTGAACCGCGTGATCAAGCTGCCCCGCACCCTGGAAGGGCTGAAACCGGTGCTGATCCTGCCGACGCTGGGCACGCTGCTCACCGGGTTGCTGATGATCTATGTGGTGGGCACGCCTGTGGCGGCGGTGCTTTCGGCCCTGACCACTTGGCTTCAGAGCATGCAGGGCAGCAGTGCCATCCTGCTTGGCCTGCTGATCGGGGCGATGATGAGCTTCGACATGGGCGGCCCGGTGAACAAGGCCGCCTACGCCTTCGCCACCGGCCTGATCGCCAGCCAGATCTATACGCCCATGGCCGCCGCGATGGTGGCGGGCATGACCCCGCCGTTGGGCCTGGCCCTGGCCTGCCGCCTGTTCGCCAGCCGCTTCACCAAGGATGAGCGGGAAGCGGGCAATGCCGCCGCCGTGCTGGGTCTCGCCTTCGTCACGGAGGGAGCGATCCCCTTCGCCGCGCGCGACCCGCTGCGGGTGATTCCGGCCCTGGTCGCCGGTTCCGCCCTTGCGGGCGCGATCTCCATGGGCTTCGCGGCGGAACTGAAGGTGCCGCATGGCGGTGTCTTCGTGCTGCCGATCCCCAACGCGGTGACCCATCTGGGCGGCTATCTGCTGGCGCTGGTGGTCGGTACGGCGGTGACCGCGTTGATGCTGCGTCTGCTGCTACGCCCGATCGCCCGCTGA
- the pfkB gene encoding 1-phosphofructokinase: MTGPVITLTLNPAIDQTVSLDRLAPGAVNRASAVHYNAGGKGVNVASCLADWGVPTLAIGVLGADNSAPFEALFSTKGIGDRFLRRPGRTRTNIKLVEADGTTTDVNLPGLVVDAATCAELRSGLGGQLAPDGLAVLAGSLPAGLADGIYADLVGELAGAGVRVVLDASNAPLAAALAAPVLPYCIKPNRHELEAFTGRDLSARSDLLAAAGTLVERGVALAVVSLGAGGALFLSAEDAIHAALPPTRTPSTVGAGDAMVAGIVAGLVADMPLEALARLATAFAAGKLRRIGPHLPPADEVRKLAAAARITRADVWAAETGTGNAGQ; the protein is encoded by the coding sequence ATGACCGGCCCCGTCATCACCCTGACCCTGAACCCGGCCATCGACCAGACGGTCAGCCTGGACCGGCTGGCGCCGGGCGCGGTCAACCGCGCCAGCGCCGTCCATTACAACGCCGGCGGCAAGGGCGTGAACGTCGCGAGTTGCCTTGCCGATTGGGGCGTGCCGACGCTGGCGATAGGCGTGCTCGGGGCCGACAATTCCGCTCCGTTCGAGGCGCTGTTCTCCACCAAGGGCATCGGCGACAGATTCCTGCGCCGGCCCGGCCGCACCCGTACCAACATCAAGCTGGTGGAAGCGGACGGGACCACCACGGATGTCAACCTGCCGGGGCTGGTGGTGGACGCCGCCACCTGTGCCGAGTTGCGCAGCGGATTGGGGGGCCAGCTTGCCCCGGATGGGCTGGCGGTCCTGGCCGGAAGCCTGCCCGCCGGGCTTGCCGATGGCATCTATGCGGACCTTGTGGGGGAGCTGGCGGGTGCAGGTGTGCGCGTGGTGCTGGACGCCAGCAACGCCCCGCTGGCGGCCGCATTGGCAGCTCCGGTCCTGCCCTACTGCATCAAGCCGAACCGGCATGAGCTAGAAGCCTTTACGGGCCGGGACCTGTCGGCCCGGAGCGACCTGCTGGCCGCGGCAGGCACCCTGGTGGAGCGGGGCGTGGCGCTGGCGGTGGTGTCGCTGGGGGCTGGCGGAGCCCTGTTCCTGTCCGCCGAAGACGCCATCCATGCCGCGCTGCCGCCGACGCGGACGCCCAGCACCGTCGGGGCGGGCGACGCGATGGTGGCCGGCATCGTCGCAGGTCTGGTCGCCGATATGCCGCTGGAGGCGCTGGCACGGCTGGCGACCGCCTTCGCCGCCGGCAAGCTGCGCCGCATCGGGCCGCATCTGCCACCGGCGGATGAGGTGCGGAAACTGGCGGCGGCGGCCAGGATCACGCGCGCCGACGTCTGGGCGGCGGAAACCGGCACCGGGAACGCCGGGCAGTGA
- a CDS encoding DUF2780 domain-containing protein: protein MSSFTRRHALKLAGAACILALVPLAPARAAASAGGLVDALTNQLGISRPQAEGGAGALFGLARQRMAPDQFSQVEQEVPGVNSLIQSAPGGGQADYGQQTGGGLGGLAGGALGALNGQNGAAGGLGALAPLAGTFSQLGIPPDMAARFLPVVMEYLNGSGAGSAAGMLQGALGG from the coding sequence ATGTCCAGCTTTACCCGCCGCCATGCCCTCAAACTTGCCGGGGCTGCCTGCATCCTGGCCCTGGTGCCGCTTGCCCCGGCCCGCGCCGCCGCCAGTGCCGGCGGGCTGGTCGATGCGCTCACCAACCAGCTCGGCATCAGCCGGCCGCAGGCCGAGGGCGGGGCCGGAGCCCTGTTCGGGCTGGCCCGGCAGCGTATGGCGCCCGACCAGTTCTCCCAGGTGGAGCAGGAGGTGCCTGGCGTGAACTCCCTGATCCAGTCCGCTCCAGGCGGCGGGCAGGCCGACTATGGCCAGCAGACGGGCGGCGGTCTCGGCGGGCTGGCCGGCGGGGCGCTCGGCGCGCTGAACGGCCAGAACGGGGCGGCAGGTGGTCTCGGCGCCCTTGCCCCGCTGGCCGGAACCTTCAGCCAGCTGGGCATTCCGCCGGACATGGCGGCGCGCTTCCTGCCGGTCGTAATGGAATATCTGAACGGAAGCGGGGCTGGCTCCGCCGCCGGGATGCTGCAAGGGGCGCTGGGCGGCTGA